In one Myxococcus xanthus genomic region, the following are encoded:
- a CDS encoding SBBP repeat-containing protein produces the protein MKHPLLSMFGLVGIVCASGAPSIAEAQVPPPSWVRQLGAHHDEQAHAVAVSGTSVYVAGQTTSQLGADPQAGGQDAFIARYDTAGNLQWVRQFGTARTDRATAVATDEAGNVYVAGTTFGSLDFYTNAGGIDYFIAKYDAAGNRQWLRQNGTQMDDFATGLAISAPDKLFFTGYTGGSFANGGNPNNYDIVVALYDTAGNPYWLQQYGTSASDMARGIAVTPTHEVYVVGNTYGSLDGTTTPVSSDIFLLKLNILGAQQWVRQIDAGELDDAKSVAVGPDGGVYLAGETFGSLDGNANNGTVDVLLARYDNAGNRQWSRMLGGAQTDYAFGVSVTTSNVVQLVGYTSDALDGNPPAGSLDAFLTRYDALGTKLGTRTLGTPFQDIARGVAVDSAGNAYVAGNTFGGLGGNTNAGGYDAFLARF, from the coding sequence ATGAAACACCCTCTCTTGAGCATGTTCGGGCTCGTCGGCATTGTCTGCGCCTCGGGTGCGCCTTCCATCGCCGAGGCACAGGTCCCACCCCCGTCCTGGGTGCGCCAGCTCGGCGCCCACCACGACGAGCAGGCCCACGCCGTGGCCGTCTCGGGCACGAGCGTCTACGTAGCAGGCCAGACGACCAGCCAGCTCGGTGCCGACCCGCAAGCCGGCGGCCAGGACGCCTTCATCGCCCGGTACGACACCGCCGGGAACCTCCAGTGGGTCCGCCAGTTCGGCACCGCGCGGACGGACCGCGCCACCGCGGTGGCCACCGACGAGGCCGGCAACGTGTACGTGGCCGGCACCACCTTCGGCAGCCTCGACTTCTACACCAACGCGGGCGGCATCGATTACTTCATCGCCAAGTACGACGCCGCCGGCAACCGTCAGTGGCTGCGCCAGAACGGCACGCAGATGGATGATTTCGCCACCGGCCTCGCCATCAGCGCGCCCGACAAGCTCTTCTTCACCGGCTACACCGGCGGCAGCTTCGCCAACGGCGGCAACCCCAACAACTACGACATCGTCGTCGCCCTCTACGACACGGCGGGCAACCCGTACTGGCTCCAGCAGTACGGCACTTCCGCGAGCGACATGGCGCGCGGCATCGCCGTCACGCCCACCCACGAGGTGTACGTCGTCGGCAACACCTACGGCAGCCTCGACGGCACCACCACGCCGGTGAGCAGCGACATCTTCCTGCTCAAGCTCAACATCCTCGGCGCCCAGCAGTGGGTCCGGCAAATCGACGCGGGCGAGCTCGATGATGCCAAGAGCGTCGCCGTGGGCCCCGACGGCGGCGTCTACCTCGCTGGCGAGACGTTCGGCAGCCTCGACGGCAACGCCAACAATGGCACCGTCGACGTGCTCCTCGCCCGCTACGACAACGCCGGAAACCGCCAGTGGAGCCGCATGCTCGGTGGCGCGCAGACCGACTACGCGTTCGGCGTCTCCGTCACCACGAGCAACGTCGTGCAGCTCGTCGGCTACACCTCCGACGCGCTCGACGGCAACCCGCCCGCTGGCTCCCTTGACGCCTTCCTCACCCGCTACGACGCGCTTGGCACCAAGCTGGGCACCCGCACCCTGGGCACCCCGTTCCAAGACATCGCGCGCGGCGTGGCCGTGGACTCCGCTGGCAACGCCTACGTGGCCGGTAACACCTTCGGAGGCCTCGGCGGCAACACCAACGCCGGCGGCTACGACGCCTTCCTCGCTCGCTTCTGA